Proteins co-encoded in one Methylobacterium sp. WL1 genomic window:
- a CDS encoding DUF1328 domain-containing protein: protein MIGWAITFLVVALVAALLGFGGIAGTAVEAAKIVFFVAIALFLISAVFGVMRGRSPRL, encoded by the coding sequence ATGATCGGTTGGGCTATCACGTTTCTCGTCGTCGCCCTCGTGGCGGCGCTCCTGGGTTTCGGCGGCATCGCCGGCACGGCCGTCGAGGCGGCCAAGATCGTCTTCTTCGTGGCGATCGCCCTGTTCCTGATCTCCGCCGTGTTCGGCGTGATGCGGGGGAGATCCCCGAGGCTTTGA
- a CDS encoding CsbD family protein, whose translation MSSTTDKIKGAANEALGKAKQGLGDVTNNDKMKADGAAQELKGKAQSTVGDAKGAVKSATDKI comes from the coding sequence ATGAGCAGCACCACGGACAAGATCAAGGGCGCCGCCAACGAGGCCCTCGGCAAGGCCAAGCAGGGTCTGGGCGACGTGACCAACAATGACAAGATGAAGGCTGACGGCGCGGCTCAGGAGCTCAAGGGCAAGGCCCAAAGCACCGTGGGCGACGCCAAGGGCGCCGTGAAGTCGGCGACCGACAAGATCTGA
- a CDS encoding nucleoside deaminase — MQDAEHETANTAGAFDRAFTAARAAAEAGEVPVGAVIVRDGVVLAVAHNQPRALHDPTAHAEILAIRAACAAIGDERLTGCDLYVTLEPCPMCAGAISFARIRRLYYGAPDPKGGGVEHGPRVFNQPTCHHAPEVYGGFRETEAALLLRRFFAVRRA; from the coding sequence ATCCAGGACGCTGAGCACGAAACCGCGAACACCGCGGGGGCGTTCGACCGCGCTTTCACAGCGGCGCGCGCGGCCGCTGAGGCCGGCGAGGTTCCGGTCGGGGCGGTGATCGTGCGCGACGGCGTGGTGCTGGCCGTCGCCCATAACCAGCCGCGGGCCCTGCACGATCCGACCGCCCACGCCGAGATCCTGGCGATCCGCGCCGCCTGTGCGGCCATCGGCGACGAGCGCCTGACCGGCTGCGATCTCTACGTCACCCTCGAACCATGTCCGATGTGCGCCGGCGCGATCTCGTTCGCCCGGATCCGGCGGCTCTATTACGGCGCCCCCGACCCCAAGGGCGGCGGCGTCGAGCACGGCCCGCGTGTCTTCAACCAGCCGACCTGCCACCACGCCCCGGAGGTCTATGGCGGGTTCCGCGAGACCGAGGCGGCCCTGTTGCTGCGCAGGTTCTTCGCCGTGCGCCGCGCGTGA
- a CDS encoding SDR family NAD(P)-dependent oxidoreductase: MTPHYSRALIVGAGSGLSASLARLLAADGLKVGLAARNIDKLAALAAETAAAIHACDASDPGQVEALFARMEPALGGPPDVVVYNASGRLRGPVVDLDPAAVAQSLMVSAYGGFLVAQAAARRMLPHRNGAILLTGASASVKGFAGSAPFAMGKFALRGLGQSLARELQPQGIHVAHVVIDGAIRNPARGGEPVDAPDSHLDPDAIARAYRDLLRQDRSAWTTELELRPWVERF; this comes from the coding sequence ATGACACCGCATTATTCCCGCGCGCTGATCGTTGGAGCCGGCTCGGGCCTCAGCGCGTCGCTCGCCCGACTGCTGGCGGCGGACGGGCTGAAGGTCGGCCTCGCGGCCCGCAATATCGACAAGCTCGCCGCGCTGGCGGCCGAGACCGCCGCCGCAATCCACGCCTGCGATGCGAGCGACCCCGGCCAGGTCGAGGCCCTGTTCGCCCGGATGGAGCCGGCGCTGGGTGGCCCGCCCGACGTGGTGGTCTACAATGCCAGCGGTCGGCTGCGCGGCCCGGTGGTCGACCTCGATCCGGCAGCGGTGGCGCAGTCGCTGATGGTGTCCGCGTATGGCGGCTTCCTGGTGGCGCAGGCAGCAGCACGCCGGATGCTGCCGCACCGGAACGGGGCGATCCTGCTCACAGGCGCGTCGGCCAGCGTGAAGGGCTTTGCCGGCTCAGCGCCTTTCGCGATGGGCAAGTTCGCCCTGCGGGGACTCGGCCAGAGCCTCGCCCGCGAGCTGCAGCCGCAGGGCATCCATGTCGCCCACGTGGTGATCGATGGCGCCATCCGGAACCCGGCGCGCGGCGGTGAGCCGGTGGACGCCCCCGACAGCCATCTCGATCCGGATGCCATCGCCCGCGCCTACCGCGACCTGCTGCGCCAGGATCGCAGCGCCTGGACGACGGAGCTCGAGCTGCGCCCCTGGGTCGAGCGATTCTGA
- a CDS encoding outer membrane beta-barrel protein: MRLAFAALTLALSASPSAGQRFDAISPVTGQPDNPGIGQDTAPNGLPALRRRVPDGLSRDEGPASTGGDATSGERTGGDSLRSPLSPAIPTQTQPGLSQLGTRITGGGQRTGGSTTAPNNRTPSSLLRTRAAPPRRIGSPTRRVTQEVTQVPAPALRLTPVVQQAVVGVPVSQVLASRPILPLFAITPALGLLTPGFILGTDLARPIPTDPAYAPIGYRIGTFTVLPSFTQSIGYDSNPDQTSRQLAKGSVALRTEAAVDFRSDWSSSSFQGALRGSYLETPQNEAASRPAADGTVRLRIDVNRDLHVDAEGRFLVDTQRTSSPNLQAAAATSRPLLAVYGTSLGATETFNRLSVTLRGSVDRSQFDNAQLPGGVTINQADRNLNQYSLQLRTAYEVSPDLSPFVDLLADTRVYDLRRDTNGIQRDSDGIALMVGASFGLARSITGEISAGIQHRSYVDPSLRAIDAPLVNAALVWSLSPLTTVRLTAATGVTETTVLGSSGIFTEVATLELQHDLLRNLSIVFGGSFLKNDYQGSTIRENGFSATARLDYRFTRWLTLRGTYIYQQIDSTVAGSSFRDNTFLLGVRVNP; this comes from the coding sequence ATGCGGCTGGCCTTTGCGGCGCTGACGCTCGCGCTCTCCGCATCGCCGTCCGCAGGCCAGCGCTTCGACGCGATCAGCCCGGTCACCGGCCAACCCGACAATCCCGGGATCGGGCAGGACACGGCGCCCAACGGCCTTCCCGCGCTCCGGCGGCGCGTGCCGGACGGACTGTCCCGCGACGAGGGACCCGCATCCACCGGTGGTGACGCCACGAGCGGCGAGCGGACCGGCGGCGACAGCCTGCGCTCCCCCCTCTCCCCGGCGATCCCGACCCAGACTCAGCCGGGGCTCTCGCAGCTCGGCACCCGCATCACCGGCGGCGGCCAGCGCACTGGTGGGTCCACCACGGCCCCAAACAACCGGACGCCGTCGAGTCTGCTGCGCACCCGAGCCGCGCCGCCCCGGCGCATCGGCTCCCCGACCCGCCGGGTCACACAGGAGGTGACACAGGTTCCGGCCCCCGCTCTGCGCCTTACCCCGGTGGTCCAGCAGGCCGTCGTCGGCGTGCCGGTGTCGCAGGTCCTGGCGTCGCGCCCGATCCTTCCGCTCTTCGCGATCACTCCGGCGCTAGGCCTGCTGACGCCCGGCTTCATCCTCGGCACGGACCTGGCGCGGCCGATCCCGACCGACCCGGCCTACGCACCGATCGGCTATCGGATCGGGACCTTCACGGTGCTGCCGAGCTTCACGCAGAGCATCGGCTACGATTCGAACCCGGACCAGACCAGCCGTCAGCTCGCCAAGGGATCGGTGGCCCTGCGTACCGAAGCGGCCGTCGACTTCCGCAGCGACTGGTCGTCGAGTTCGTTCCAGGGAGCGTTGCGCGGTTCCTACCTGGAGACGCCCCAGAACGAGGCCGCCAGCCGGCCGGCCGCGGACGGAACGGTGCGCCTGCGTATCGACGTCAACCGCGACCTGCACGTCGATGCCGAAGGCCGGTTCTTGGTCGACACGCAGCGCACGTCGAGCCCGAACCTGCAGGCAGCCGCGGCGACCAGCCGGCCGCTGCTCGCGGTCTACGGCACGTCCCTCGGTGCCACGGAGACGTTCAACCGGCTTTCCGTGACCCTGCGCGGCTCGGTCGATCGCTCCCAGTTCGACAACGCTCAGCTCCCGGGCGGCGTGACCATCAACCAGGCCGACCGCAACCTGAACCAGTACAGCCTGCAGCTGCGCACGGCCTACGAGGTCAGCCCGGACCTGAGTCCATTCGTGGACCTCCTCGCCGATACCCGCGTCTACGACCTGCGCCGCGACACCAACGGCATTCAACGCGATTCCGACGGCATCGCTCTCATGGTCGGAGCGAGCTTCGGGCTGGCCCGCTCGATCACTGGCGAAATCTCCGCCGGCATCCAGCACCGCTCCTACGTCGACCCGTCTTTGCGGGCGATCGACGCGCCGCTGGTCAATGCCGCGCTGGTCTGGTCCCTCAGTCCGCTCACCACGGTCCGCCTCACCGCGGCGACGGGTGTGACCGAGACCACCGTGCTCGGCTCCAGCGGCATCTTCACCGAGGTCGCGACCCTGGAGCTCCAGCACGATCTGCTGCGCAACCTGTCGATCGTCTTCGGGGGCTCGTTCCTGAAGAACGACTATCAGGGCAGCACCATCCGCGAGAACGGCTTCTCCGCCACGGCGCGCCTCGACTACCGGTTTACCCGCTGGCTGACCTTGCGCGGCACCTACATCTACCAGCAGATCGACAGCACGGTGGCGGGCTCGAGCTTCCGCGACAACACCTTCCTGCTCGGCGTGCGCGTAAATCCCTGA
- a CDS encoding MucR family transcriptional regulator: MSDSAEAEQAEHIDLAVDIIAAYVSNNSVPPSELPGLIGGIHAALNSLAASGSSATTVVEKMSPAQIRKSITHDYIVSFEDGKPYKTLRRHLTLRGLSPEAYREKWGLPRDYPMTAASYSAQRSELARALGLGQQRRKSRGAAAAPAPEEPAPTAPKTRGRKKVPAE; encoded by the coding sequence GTGAGCGATAGCGCTGAAGCTGAGCAGGCCGAACACATTGACCTAGCGGTCGATATCATCGCGGCCTATGTGTCCAACAATTCGGTGCCACCCTCGGAACTTCCAGGGTTGATCGGCGGCATACACGCGGCCCTGAACAGCCTCGCGGCTTCGGGGTCATCGGCGACGACCGTCGTGGAAAAGATGAGCCCGGCGCAGATCCGGAAATCCATCACGCACGACTACATCGTCAGTTTCGAAGACGGTAAGCCCTACAAGACGTTGCGCCGCCATCTGACGCTGCGCGGGCTCAGCCCGGAGGCGTATCGCGAGAAATGGGGCCTGCCGCGGGACTACCCGATGACGGCGGCGAGCTACTCGGCCCAGAGGTCCGAACTCGCCCGCGCCCTCGGCCTCGGCCAGCAACGGCGCAAGTCCCGGGGAGCGGCGGCCGCGCCTGCGCCGGAGGAGCCGGCTCCGACCGCACCGAAGACGCGGGGACGCAAGAAGGTCCCAGCCGAGTAG
- a CDS encoding LacI family DNA-binding transcriptional regulator, translated as MVSKRYPTSVEVARLAGVSQSAVSRTFTPGASVSARTRDKVLAAAETLGFQPSLIPRIMLTDRSGLVALVVGGLENAFYARVVQIFAARLREAGNQIVLVPVDSDYTLDAVAARLAQYRVDAIVSALAVLSQDAAETLSASRIPVVSFNTPVTAERIGSVGSDNALGGRQAAALLHDRGVRHPAFIAGPADSPASAERLAGFRDGLRAAGLPEPRVAGSAYTYEGGAEAAMRIRADAPFDGVFCANDLCALGAIDALRRAGRSVPDEVRVIGYDDIPAAGWSGYDLTSFDQDVPALVEAALAMIARMSEPESALGERVLIPPRLIERGSTRA; from the coding sequence ATGGTCTCGAAGCGCTACCCGACATCGGTCGAGGTCGCCCGCCTCGCCGGGGTCTCGCAATCGGCGGTGTCCCGCACCTTCACGCCGGGTGCCAGCGTGTCGGCCCGGACCCGCGACAAGGTCCTGGCGGCGGCCGAGACCCTGGGCTTTCAGCCGAGCCTGATCCCCAGGATCATGCTGACCGATCGGTCGGGCCTCGTGGCCCTCGTGGTCGGGGGCCTGGAGAACGCGTTCTACGCGCGCGTCGTCCAGATCTTTGCGGCGCGGCTCCGGGAAGCCGGCAACCAGATCGTGCTGGTCCCGGTCGACAGCGACTACACCCTCGACGCGGTGGCGGCGCGCCTGGCTCAGTACCGGGTCGACGCGATCGTCAGCGCCCTGGCGGTCCTGTCGCAGGACGCCGCCGAGACGCTCTCGGCCTCTCGAATCCCGGTCGTCTCGTTCAATACCCCGGTGACGGCCGAGCGCATCGGCTCGGTCGGCTCGGACAACGCGCTGGGAGGTCGGCAAGCCGCCGCGCTCCTTCACGATCGGGGCGTGCGCCATCCGGCCTTCATCGCCGGTCCGGCGGACAGCCCGGCCAGCGCCGAGCGGCTCGCGGGCTTTCGCGACGGACTGCGCGCGGCAGGACTGCCGGAGCCGCGCGTCGCGGGATCCGCCTACACGTATGAGGGCGGCGCCGAGGCGGCGATGCGGATCCGCGCGGACGCCCCGTTCGACGGCGTCTTCTGCGCCAACGACCTCTGCGCTCTGGGCGCGATCGACGCGCTGCGGCGCGCCGGCCGTAGCGTCCCCGACGAGGTCCGCGTGATCGGCTACGACGACATTCCGGCGGCGGGGTGGAGCGGCTACGATCTCACGAGCTTCGACCAGGACGTGCCGGCATTGGTCGAGGCGGCGCTGGCCATGATCGCCCGGATGTCCGAGCCTGAATCTGCCCTCGGCGAGCGTGTGCTGATCCCGCCGCGGCTGATCGAGCGCGGCAGCACCCGGGCCTGA
- a CDS encoding MFS transporter codes for MLSLPILALAVASFGIGTTEFVIMGLLPEVAHGFGVTIPQAGYLVSGYAMGVVVGAPIVAIATAGLPRKTALLALMAVFLIGNVGCALAPSYGLLMAARIVTAFAHGAFFGIGAVVARDLVPREKRTQAVSLMFAGLTLANVLGVPLGTALGQVTGWRSTFWAVVVIGLLAGLAIQLFVPAGLPGTRGGLVKEFRALGRWPVLRPMLISTLSSVSFFTVFTYITPFLTGVTGFSSQGVTGVLFAAGIGLTVGNLAGGHFADRGLMATIIGGFIGIVAVLLVLAAVAHHAIPTVAVLVLWSGLAFALVSPLQIWVVEAASDAPNLASTLNQGAFNLGNATGAWIGGTALTFGAGYGQLPLLAAAVSILGLGLTVTAVSRSGRRIFSASTPGA; via the coding sequence GTGCTGTCCCTGCCGATCCTCGCCCTTGCCGTCGCTTCATTCGGCATCGGCACCACCGAATTCGTCATCATGGGCCTGCTGCCAGAGGTGGCGCACGGCTTCGGTGTCACCATCCCACAGGCCGGCTACCTCGTGTCCGGCTACGCCATGGGCGTCGTTGTCGGCGCGCCGATCGTGGCGATCGCCACCGCGGGCTTGCCCCGGAAGACGGCCCTCCTCGCCCTGATGGCGGTCTTCCTGATCGGCAACGTCGGCTGCGCCTTGGCGCCGAGCTACGGCCTGCTGATGGCGGCCCGGATCGTCACCGCCTTCGCGCACGGGGCGTTCTTCGGCATCGGCGCCGTGGTGGCGCGCGATCTGGTGCCGCGCGAGAAGCGGACCCAGGCGGTTTCGCTGATGTTCGCCGGGCTGACCCTGGCCAACGTCCTCGGTGTGCCGTTGGGAACGGCCCTGGGTCAGGTCACCGGATGGCGCTCGACTTTCTGGGCCGTGGTGGTGATCGGCCTGCTGGCCGGGCTGGCGATCCAGCTGTTCGTGCCCGCCGGCCTGCCCGGTACCCGCGGCGGCCTGGTCAAGGAGTTCCGGGCGCTGGGGCGCTGGCCGGTGCTGCGGCCGATGCTGATCTCGACCCTCTCCTCGGTCAGCTTCTTCACGGTGTTCACCTACATCACGCCGTTCCTCACCGGCGTGACCGGGTTCTCGTCGCAGGGCGTCACCGGGGTATTGTTCGCCGCCGGTATCGGCCTCACGGTCGGCAACCTCGCGGGCGGCCACTTCGCCGATCGGGGCCTGATGGCCACGATCATCGGCGGGTTCATCGGCATCGTCGCGGTGCTGCTGGTCCTGGCGGCGGTCGCCCACCACGCCATCCCGACCGTCGCCGTGCTGGTCCTGTGGTCCGGCCTCGCCTTCGCGCTGGTCTCGCCGCTGCAGATCTGGGTGGTCGAGGCCGCCAGCGACGCGCCGAACCTTGCCTCTACGCTGAATCAGGGTGCGTTCAACCTCGGCAACGCCACCGGCGCCTGGATCGGCGGCACCGCCCTGACGTTCGGGGCGGGCTACGGCCAGCTTCCCTTGCTCGCAGCCGCCGTCTCGATCCTGGGCCTCGGCCTGACGGTCACCGCCGTCAGCCGAAGCGGCCGCCGGATTTTCTCCGCCTCGACGCCGGGCGCCTGA
- a CDS encoding NAD-glutamate dehydrogenase: MTLETSTALSSSEQKSARSGLIEAAAEIVAQRGGPGGFVRDLFGRVTPEDVAPYPGDSLAELAVRARAFLSEPRKPGDPARLRLSDTELVRDGRSREVTIIEVINDNRPFLLDSTLAELTEQGLTPDLVAHPILGVERDASGALVRVVGETTADAHGSLARESFIHLHLGRLDGEARARLEEALAQVYRDVALAGDDHDAMLARISALSESLGRAPSPLPEAEVAEARAFLDWLTDGQFLVLGMRQHGIEGDGHPLIEGSSLGVLRDPGATPLRRGRTPVDYTPEILAFLEEPQALIITKASAKSRVHRVSYLDYVGVKLFSNTGKLSGEVRIVGLFTAAAYTSPAREVPVLRRKVEAVAERAGLDPTSHAGRSLLAVLETYPRDELFQIDIDRLYRFTLAIANLADRPRLRVLSRPDRFGRFVSLLVFVPKDRFDSTVSARIGAYLAEAYGGRPSAAYSELPEGPLARTHYIIGLPEEGMPEQDPAALEAGIAALVRTWGDALSAALAEAHDGGRARRLASRYAEAFTAAYRDNFQSGAAVADIAILEALSDVQPRAVHLARRAGDSDAQVRLKVFSRGTAIALSDRVPVLENLGFRVIDERTYQVRPAGLDESARVWLHDMRIERASGAAIDLATLEQPLEEAMLALADGAAESDGYNRLVLEAALPWRDAALLRSLGRYLRQLRIRYGQDYMAGTLSRHPGIARAIVSLFRTRFDPLIDGDRAAREAETRALIEEALGDVTSLDDDRILRRFVNLVEAAVRTNFFQKAEGDRPRETISFKFACAKVTAMPLPRPFFEIFVYSPRVEGVHLRFGYVARGGLRWSDRPEDFRTEILGLVKAQQVKNAVIVPVGAKGGFFPKRLPPASDRAAWMQEGTESYRLFIRTLLELTDNIVDQAIVPPPDTVRHDPDDAYLVVAADKGTATFSDIANALSLEKGHWLGDAFASGGSQGYDHKGMGITARGAWEAVRRHFREIDVDVQADPITVVGVGDMSGDVFGNGMLLSESIRLVAAFDHRDIFLDPNPDAAKSFAERRRLFDLGRSSWADYDTALISQGGGVFARSLKTVPLSPAVQAALGFDRAEATPTELMQAILKAPADLLWFGGIGTYVRATTETDEDAGDRANDAVRITGPELRVKAVGEGANLGLTQRGRIEAARAGIRLNTDAIDNSAGVNTSDVEVNIKIALMVPERDGRLDYAARNTLLATMTDEVGRLVLRNNELQTLALSLAQRGGLGETGFAMRTMQALEAEGRLDRAVEYLPDDATITERMRRGEGLTRPEYAVLLAYAKLSLYDAILASTVPNDPYFDRELQRYFPKALREQFPDAVKGHRLRREIISTALANIIVNRGGPSLVTRLIDGTGADAATIAKAYAITRDAFGLMELNLAIDGLGGGLSGQDQLGLYAEVQGLLTNRIVWFIRNLDLTGGLAPLVARYRDGVAAVEAALPKVLDAQALTAIGNRASELEGHGMARQQARRLASLDALISAPDIVRVAEASGRPVEEVAATHFALEHAFRLDELAAAARTVPVADTFDRVALERAVAGIAAAHRKLTAEVVADLGAGPEAVEAWAKARGAPLVRIRDAVDAISASGLTVSKATVAASLLGDLVRAD, from the coding sequence ATGACACTCGAAACTTCCACGGCGTTGTCGTCCTCGGAACAGAAATCGGCCCGGTCCGGACTCATCGAGGCTGCGGCCGAGATCGTGGCACAGAGGGGCGGCCCCGGCGGCTTCGTCCGCGACCTGTTCGGGCGCGTGACCCCCGAGGACGTGGCCCCCTACCCGGGCGATTCCTTGGCCGAGCTCGCGGTCCGCGCCCGCGCGTTCCTGTCAGAGCCGCGCAAGCCCGGCGATCCGGCCCGACTGCGCCTGAGCGACACCGAGCTTGTTCGGGACGGCCGGTCGCGCGAGGTGACGATCATCGAGGTCATCAACGACAACCGGCCGTTCCTGTTGGATTCGACCCTGGCCGAGCTGACCGAGCAGGGCCTGACGCCGGATCTCGTCGCCCACCCGATCCTCGGGGTCGAGCGCGACGCGTCCGGGGCGCTGGTGCGCGTGGTCGGCGAGACGACCGCGGATGCCCATGGCAGCCTGGCGCGCGAAAGCTTCATCCACCTCCATCTCGGCCGCCTCGACGGCGAGGCCCGGGCGCGGCTGGAGGAGGCCCTCGCTCAGGTCTATCGGGACGTGGCCCTGGCGGGCGACGACCACGACGCGATGCTAGCCCGCATCTCCGCACTGTCCGAAAGTCTGGGCCGCGCCCCCTCCCCGCTGCCGGAGGCCGAGGTCGCCGAGGCGCGCGCCTTCCTCGACTGGCTGACGGACGGGCAGTTCCTGGTGCTGGGCATGCGCCAGCACGGTATCGAGGGTGACGGCCATCCGCTGATCGAGGGCTCCAGCCTCGGGGTGCTGCGCGATCCGGGCGCCACGCCGCTGCGCCGGGGCCGGACGCCGGTCGACTACACGCCCGAGATCCTCGCCTTCCTGGAAGAGCCGCAGGCGCTGATCATCACCAAGGCGAGCGCGAAGTCCCGGGTCCACCGGGTCTCCTATCTCGACTATGTCGGCGTGAAGCTGTTCTCGAACACCGGCAAGCTGTCGGGCGAGGTGCGGATCGTCGGCCTGTTCACGGCCGCGGCCTATACCAGCCCGGCGCGCGAGGTGCCGGTCCTGCGCCGCAAGGTCGAGGCGGTGGCCGAGCGGGCCGGCCTGGACCCGACCAGCCATGCCGGGCGCAGCCTCCTGGCGGTCCTGGAGACCTATCCGCGGGACGAGCTATTTCAGATCGATATAGACCGGCTGTACCGGTTCACCCTGGCGATCGCCAACCTCGCCGACCGGCCGCGGCTGCGCGTGCTGTCGCGCCCGGACCGGTTCGGCCGCTTCGTCTCGCTGCTGGTGTTCGTGCCGAAAGACCGGTTCGACTCGACGGTGAGCGCCCGGATCGGCGCCTACCTGGCCGAGGCCTATGGCGGCCGCCCGAGCGCGGCCTACTCGGAACTGCCCGAAGGCCCGCTGGCCCGGACCCACTACATCATCGGTCTGCCGGAGGAGGGCATGCCCGAGCAGGACCCCGCGGCGCTGGAGGCCGGAATCGCCGCCCTGGTCCGCACCTGGGGCGACGCCCTCAGTGCGGCCCTGGCGGAGGCCCACGACGGCGGCCGGGCTCGCCGGCTCGCGTCGCGCTACGCGGAGGCGTTCACGGCGGCCTACCGGGACAACTTCCAGTCCGGTGCGGCGGTCGCCGACATCGCCATCCTGGAGGCACTGAGCGACGTGCAGCCGCGTGCGGTGCATCTCGCCCGCCGGGCGGGCGATTCGGATGCGCAGGTCCGCCTAAAGGTGTTCTCCCGCGGCACCGCGATCGCCCTCTCCGACCGCGTGCCGGTGCTGGAGAACCTCGGCTTCCGCGTCATCGATGAGCGAACCTACCAGGTCCGCCCGGCCGGGCTCGACGAATCCGCCCGGGTCTGGCTGCACGACATGCGGATCGAGCGGGCCAGCGGCGCCGCGATCGACCTTGCTACGCTGGAGCAGCCCCTTGAGGAGGCGATGCTGGCGCTGGCCGACGGTGCGGCGGAATCGGACGGCTACAACCGGCTGGTGCTGGAAGCCGCCCTGCCCTGGCGCGATGCCGCCCTGCTTCGGTCGCTCGGGCGCTACCTGCGCCAGCTGCGCATCCGCTACGGCCAGGACTACATGGCCGGAACGCTGAGCCGGCATCCCGGGATCGCCCGGGCGATCGTCAGCCTGTTCCGGACACGCTTCGATCCGCTGATCGACGGCGACCGGGCCGCACGCGAAGCCGAGACCCGTGCCCTGATCGAGGAGGCGCTCGGCGACGTCACCAGTCTGGACGACGACCGGATCCTGCGCCGGTTCGTCAATCTGGTCGAGGCCGCGGTGCGGACCAACTTCTTCCAGAAGGCCGAGGGTGATCGCCCCCGGGAGACGATCAGCTTCAAGTTCGCCTGCGCCAAGGTGACGGCGATGCCGCTGCCGCGGCCGTTCTTCGAGATCTTCGTCTATTCGCCCCGGGTCGAGGGCGTGCACCTGCGCTTCGGCTACGTCGCCCGCGGCGGCCTGCGCTGGTCCGACCGGCCGGAGGATTTCCGCACCGAGATCCTGGGCCTGGTGAAGGCGCAGCAGGTCAAGAACGCCGTCATCGTGCCTGTGGGCGCCAAGGGCGGCTTCTTCCCCAAGCGCCTGCCCCCGGCCTCGGACCGGGCGGCCTGGATGCAGGAGGGCACCGAGAGCTACCGGCTGTTCATCCGCACCCTGCTCGAACTCACCGACAACATCGTGGATCAGGCGATCGTGCCGCCGCCGGACACTGTGCGGCACGACCCCGACGACGCCTACCTGGTGGTGGCGGCCGACAAGGGCACCGCCACCTTCTCGGACATCGCCAACGCGCTTTCCCTGGAGAAGGGCCATTGGCTCGGCGACGCCTTCGCGTCCGGCGGCAGCCAGGGCTACGACCACAAAGGCATGGGCATCACCGCCCGGGGTGCCTGGGAGGCGGTGCGCCGCCACTTCCGCGAGATCGACGTCGACGTCCAGGCCGACCCGATCACCGTGGTCGGAGTCGGCGACATGTCCGGCGACGTGTTCGGCAACGGCATGCTGCTGTCCGAGAGCATCCGCCTGGTGGCGGCCTTCGACCACCGCGACATCTTCCTCGACCCGAACCCCGACGCGGCGAAGAGCTTCGCCGAGCGCAGGCGCCTGTTCGACCTCGGCCGCTCGTCCTGGGCGGATTACGACACGGCGCTGATCTCACAGGGCGGCGGCGTGTTCGCGCGCAGCCTCAAGACCGTGCCGCTTTCTCCGGCCGTCCAAGCCGCCCTGGGGTTCGACCGGGCCGAGGCGACGCCGACCGAGCTGATGCAGGCAATCCTGAAGGCGCCGGCCGACCTGCTCTGGTTCGGCGGCATCGGCACCTACGTCCGCGCCACCACCGAGACCGACGAGGATGCCGGCGACCGCGCCAACGACGCCGTGCGCATCACCGGGCCGGAGCTGCGGGTGAAGGCTGTCGGCGAGGGGGCCAATCTCGGCCTCACCCAACGCGGGCGTATCGAGGCGGCCCGGGCCGGGATCCGGCTCAACACCGACGCGATCGACAATTCCGCCGGCGTGAACACCTCCGACGTCGAGGTGAACATCAAGATCGCCCTCATGGTCCCCGAGCGGGATGGGCGGCTCGACTATGCGGCGCGCAACACATTGCTTGCCACGATGACCGACGAGGTCGGACGGTTGGTCCTGCGCAACAACGAATTGCAGACCCTCGCCCTGTCGCTCGCCCAGCGCGGCGGCCTCGGCGAGACCGGCTTCGCGATGCGCACCATGCAGGCGCTGGAGGCCGAAGGGCGCCTCGACCGCGCCGTGGAATACCTGCCCGACGATGCGACGATCACCGAGCGGATGCGCCGCGGCGAGGGGCTGACCCGGCCGGAATACGCCGTGCTGCTCGCCTACGCGAAGCTGTCGCTGTACGACGCGATCCTGGCCAGCACGGTGCCGAACGACCCGTATTTCGATCGCGAATTGCAGCGCTACTTCCCGAAGGCGCTCCGCGAGCAGTTCCCCGATGCCGTGAAGGGCCACCGGCTGCGCCGCGAGATCATCTCGACGGCGCTCGCCAACATCATCGTCAACCGCGGCGGCCCGTCCCTGGTCACCCGGCTGATCGACGGCACCGGGGCGGACGCCGCGACCATCGCCAAGGCCTACGCGATCACCCGCGACGCCTTCGGGCTGATGGAGTTGAACCTCGCTATCGACGGTTTGGGCGGCGGCCTGTCCGGACAGGACCAGCTCGGCCTCTATGCCGAGGTGCAGGGCCTGCTTACCAACCGGATCGTCTGGTTCATTCGCAACCTCGACTTGACCGGGGGTCTCGCCCCCCTGGTTGCGCGCTACCGCGACGGCGTGGCGGCCGTGGAGGCGGCGTTGCCGAAGGTGCTCGACGCCCAGGCGCTCACCGCCATCGGCAACCGCGCGTCGGAGCTCGAAGGCCACGGCATGGCCCGGCAGCAGGCCCGGCGGCTCGCCTCCCTCGACGCCCTGATATCCGCGCCCGACATCGTGCGCGTCGCCGAGGCCAGCGGCCGCCCGGTCGAGGAGGTGGCGGCGACGCATTTCGCCCTGGAACACGCGTTCCGCCTCGACGAGCTCGCCGCCGCGGCGCGAACCGTGCCGGTGGCCGATACGTTCGACCGGGTCGCGCTGGAGCGCGCGGTGGCCGGCATCGCCGCCGCGCACCGCAAGCTCACGGCCGAGGTGGTGGCCGATCTCGGCGCCGGGCCCGAGGCGGTCGAGGCCTGGGCCAAGGCCCGGGGCGCGCCGCTGGTCCGCATCCGTGATGCTGTCGACGCGATCAGCGCCTCGGGCCTCACTGTCTCAAAGGCCACGGTGGCGGCGAGCCTGCTCGGCGATCTGGTCCGGGCGGATTGA